In the Colletotrichum lupini chromosome 1, complete sequence genome, one interval contains:
- a CDS encoding fungal specific transcription factor domain-containing protein, translating into MRCEQQTIQPTNQEVLDRLSRVEGLLSNLVSSLRNGAPVQDPCRQSKPGTGPVPAPPILPSQEVLVGDGERGNFVDDSVFVGLFLGDPPRQRPIAGTKTRDPRPSATTQHISPHYGIAATDVFGSDPETVSVPPHVLTRLWIVYLQNVDPLIKILHIPTIQPVMLGVAAKPHGADNITQALLYTTAFAATTSMSSTEVATQLGIERLVLLRHFMREIDGAFTRAQFLLYPNVQGLKALAIYLTALRTFDTGRTIWTLTGLAIRIAESLGVHEDGFRLGLGPFETEMRCRLWWHLTALDATAPESHGFNNTMADRGKIFRLPLNVNDTELWPQMDEAPTGRDEWTETTFSIMNLDLCRNLRHAVSAVGAADEQTREAKIQLTESSMAHRWLRFAPKNSDLYRAAESLLRISVAKARFILMLQAWLSAPMQQERRYRYLPHSLFITAIELLEQGYLLQSGKLFPGYAWFYQQHPQLYALFLTLRTLVDSPERGEAERAWLAVDNYIACLADFEEANERRGKKSCVWAAMGPLRDRARESTRQRETAETSILVAASPKMPSGENIGTGLSQPWNAIALEPLAFAEYIEIDCSLELMRLKANESRNETGNGKSSIPISFTDSSLPRKPESK; encoded by the exons ATGCGATGCGAAC AGCAGACGATACAACCGACGAACCAGGAAGTTCTTGACCGACTTTCTCGAGTTGAAGGGCTCTTATCCAATCTTGTCTCCTCTCTTCGTAATGGAGCCCCGGTGCAAGACCCGTGTAGACAGAGCAAGCCTGGGACGGGCCCCGTTCCGGCTCCACCGATCCTGCCATCACAAGAAGTCCTTGTCGGAGACGGGGAGAGAGGAAACTTTGTAGATGATTCAGTATTTGTTGGCTTATTTCTTGGG GACCCGCCTCGACAGCGACCTATAGCCGGCACGAAGACTAGAGATCCCAGACCCAGCGCAACAACTCAACATATATCTCCCCACTATGGCATAGCTGCCACGGATGTCTTTGGATCTGACCCGGAGACCGTCTCAGTACCTCCTCACGTCCTTACCAGGCTATGGATCGTCTATCTACAAAACGTTGATCCCTTGATCAAAATACTCCACATACCCACGATCCAGCCAGTGATGCTTGGTGTCGCAGCCAAACCTCATGGAGCAGACAACATCACACAAGCTCTTCTTTATACCACTGCCTTTGCGGCAACGACCAGTATGTCTAGCACCGAGGTTGCAACCCAACTAGGTATTGAAAGGCTGGTCCTCTTGCGCCACTTTATGCGGGAAATAGATGGCGCATTCACGAGGGCTCAGTTCTTACTTTATCCAAACGTGCAGGGGTTGAAGGCTCTGGCAATCTACTTG ACTGCACTAAGAACCTTCGACACCGGCCGAACCATCTGGACGCTCACCGGCCTCGCTATCAGAATAGCAGAATCCCTCGGCGTACACGAAGACGGCTTCCGTCTCGGCCTGGGTCCCTTTGAGACGGAAATGCGTTGTCGTCTCTGGTGGCATCTCACCGCCCTAGACGCCACGGCGCCCGAAAGCCACGGATTCAACAACACAATGGCCGACCGCGGCAAAATCTTTCGCTTGCCGCTGAATGTGAATGATACCGAGCTATGGCCCCAGATGGACGAGGCCCCTACCGGAAGAGACGAATGGACCGAGACGACCTTTTCCATCATGAACCTCGACCTCTGCCGCAACCTACGCCACGCCGTCTCCGCTGTCGGGGCGGCGGACGAGCAAACGAGGGAGGCCAAGATCCAGCTGACGGAGTCCTCCATGGCCCATCGCTGGCTCCGGTTCGCACCGAAGAATAGTGACTTATATCGTGCCGCGGAGTCTTTGCTTCGGATATCCGTAGCCAAAGCGCGCTTCATCTTGATGCTCCAAGCCTGGCTCTCGGCGCCAATGCAACAAGAACGCAGGTACCGGTACCTGCCCCATTCCTTGTTCATCACTGCCATCGAATTGCTCGAGCAAGGGTACCTGCTTCAATCAGGAAAGCTTTTCCCCGGCTACGCCTGGTTCTATCAGCAGCATCCGCAATTATACGCCCTGTTCCTCACGCTCCGCACGCTCGTCGATTCGCCTGAACGAGGGGAGGCAGAGCGCGCTTGGCTTGCAGTGGATAACTACATCGCCTGTCTCGCTGACTTTGAAGAAGCGAATGAGCGGAGGGGGAAGAAGAGTTGCGTGTGGGCGGCTATGGGGCCGTTGCGAGACCGGGCGAGAGAGTCGACTCGACAGCGCGAAACCGCCGAGACGTCAATACTGGTAGCAGCGTCCCCAAAGATGCCATCTGGGGAGAATATTGGCACTGGACTATCACAACCGTGGAATGCAATCGCGCTTGAGCCGCTGGC CTTTGCTGAGTACATTGAAATAGATTGCTCCTTGGAACTTATGCGGTTGAAAGCAAACGAGTCTAGAAATGAAACAGGAAACGGAAAATCTTCCATCCCAATTTCCTTCACCGATTCGAGTTTGCCAAGAAAGCCTGAAAGCAAATAG